The genomic window tgttcaatttttagcaatggcggccatcttggttggttgaccgggtcacgccacacattttttaaactagataccccaatgatgattgtggccaagtttggtttgatttggcccagtagtttcataggagaagatttttgtaaaagttaacgacgacggacgacgacggacgacgacgacggacgccggacgcaaagtgatgggaatagctcacttggcccttcgggccaggtgagctaaaaatggttaaaaattgactataaagggcaataactccatttcggtcatgttgacttatttgtaaatcttactttgctgaacattattgctgtttacagattatctctatctataataatattcaaaataataaccaaaaacagcaaaatttccttaaaattaccaattcagaggcagcaacccaacaacgggttgtccgattcatctgaaaatcgtagagcagatagatcttgacctgataaacaatttaaccccatatcagatttgctctaaatgctttggttttcgagttataagccaaaaactgcattttactcctatgttctatttttagccacagcggccatcttggttggttggcggggtcacgccacacattttttaaacaagataccccaatgatgattgtggccaggtttggtttaatttggcccagtagtttcagaggagaagatttttgtaaaagttaacgacgacgacgacgccggacgccaagtgatgggaaaagctcacttggccctttgggccaggtgagctaaaaaatgaggTAAATTCAGAATCTTTTGctaacatttatttttgaaattgttgaaaaatggACAAACATGTATGTGAGGTGAATTATTGTTGCATACACAAAATGCTATCAAAATTCACAATGCAATAACTCATTTTTGTGTAACATAAAAAACATCACgaaaaaaatttctgaatttacaggtAAACATTCCCTTCAACACATTGACCTCTTACCTGAACCTCTATCCATGGTTGCAGTAAAGAAGATATCAGACTCCTTGGCTAGATCATTTGATATAAGTTCCTCAGTGTAAGGTAACACACAGAAGTCCTCATAGGTTGACCTCTTCCAGGAAGCTAGTTTGGCCACTATCTTTGTTGGAAATAATGACATGGCTTCTGGAGCAAGGGGGATAATACCTCTCTCTACAAATAACAAAGttccaaataaataattaaatgaaaTCTTACAAAACATGGCAACTATCTTTGTTGGAAATAATGACATGGCCTCTGGAGCAAGGGAGATAATACCTCTCTATAAAACATTAAGTTCCATATCAATAGTTAAATGAATTCTAAAAAAACCGAGACTACTATCTTTGTTGGAAATAATGACATGGCTTCTGGAGCAAGGGGGATAATACTGCTTTCTAAAAATAACAAAGTTAGATATAAATAGTTGATTGAATCAATTAAAACCAAATggatcaagaaaaaaaaatgtgttttcatggaTATTTCATTTTGAGGTTTAAGCAAGATCTATACACAAAATACAATAAATTTGTATAGTATAAAAATTGGTAGATAAAACTAGGAGAAATAACAAGATATGACTATTTTTTATGAGTTAGCTATGATAAGCATAGTAAGTCAGTATTCAGGATAAATGACTGGCCTTCAGGAAAAAATTGATTAACCCTACTCAGTAAATTGAGGATACCACAATATTGTGGAGTCTTTTATTTATTCaaaggtaccaatttttctggattaagaaaaaatagaatttttgtggatatttgattttgtagttttgtCATAATCTGCATACATTTGAATAGAACATATCTaatatattgaatatttaaatttgtggttctgCTATACCGAGTAAATCCATTAAAATGGGTACATAATAAATCCTTAGAACAATGTGAAATAAAGTTACAATTACCTAATGACGCCAGCTGCTTTAGAAGTGATAATCTTGACTTGATTCTTCGTCTTAAGCGTTTGATCGTCTGCTGCATATTTTCTGAACTGACAGATGAATCTGCGACCTTTGAACTTTTGTTGTTGTTAAGGAACTGTAACCCTGACAACCACTGTGCCCACAGGTATGGCTTTCCTGTCTCCTTAATGTACTGATTAAATTCTCCCAACCTGTAAATTATAAAcagtatataatttttaaaagaagCAATAGATGACACAAATTAAATCAATATAAGTTTTTGGAAAAACGTTCATTATGtagttgtctttttttataatctaaacaaaagattataaattgtgtagaagtatttgatatattttaattatattgctATGTAAACAAGTTTATCTGTATGTCCACAGATGACAGTTTGCTTACAATATTTACCtgacattttaaatttaatatctAAAGACATAAAAATTAAGTCaataacttataaaatattctagtaaataattttaatgttaCAAGTTTTGTATggtcaataaataaacaaatcatttgacATGCTGAAAGAGTTGATAAATTCGTTACAAGAAAatggttcattttttttggtagatttcaaatttttcaattcAAAAGGCAAACAAAAGCTGTTTGCAAGTTTTTCATAccatatttttcttgtttttgaatCCAATAAGAAATTTTCACTCCTAACCCTTCTAAAAATGAAAGCTACTATTCAAATACACAAAACTTACCCTAATCTCCTTAATTCATACTGATTGGCAGCATTGGGTGAACTGTTGCCATTGTCACCAGGATATATCTCATTCAAAAGTAGGTCAGGTGAAAGTAGGtcactgtaacatatattttttcatattatttaaaattgagtactgtaaaccaactaattatTGCGAGCGATTTATATTAGTGACtatcgcgagtagaaaaataatgcGAAGTGGACTAGAAAGGGTtaaacgcaaaataaagtattcacgaaaataggttggtttacagtaattgaATATAGTATCAAAGAATTCGGAGAATAGAAAATGCTCAGTTCTCATATCCTAAACCATCAATGAAAGCAGCTActaaaattaaacatatattaaatatatcttcCCGACAAAAGTTTGTGGTATGGCATATCTTGTACATAGTTCTGTAATAGAATCTGACTACTTTAACTTCTTGAGCAACATAACAGTTTGTTAACTGTTTTACTATGTGGCTACCTGCTAGTGCTAACCTAGTTTTTAGTTCTTTCTAAATTACCAGCTAGTTTGTGTGTTGTGTTAAGGTCAAAGACTGGCTGTAAATTGGAAAACCTATTGTGAAACACTTGCAAAATACTTTTTTATGTCTTCATTCATAGTATCCTTCTCCAAATATGTTCTTCCAAGACCTTTTGTAAAGTCTGGTCGGATTCTGTTAAGTGTCTTTTTTCATAGCGTGTTTTGCCAAGATAGGTTTCCAGTAACAAATCACTAAATAACTTACCCTCCGGATATACAAGATGATGGAGATTCAGATCCAGATTTTAATTGCATCACCACAGTAACTATCTCTAAGGTTACCAAGTAGTAAAAATTTAACTGTAGACATGTACCATCTGTAAAAGTAACACATATTAATCATGAAGGCTTTCTTTagcaacatttatttttatagatattCCTGAGTTTAAggttttaatacaaaaaaatatcatcatgggctttgttttaatataatattgGTTGCAAAATATTTGTCCAATTGAAAATTCAGTCAAATGGGCATGATGTGCAAAATAAAAACACACTTAATTTCAATATTAGCAAAATTCAATTCATAAACTTAAATTGCATTCAAGGCTTCAGAATTTGGTATAATAAATGATTTTCCCAAACACAACATTATTAATTTATAGTAACGCATGTGCTTTATTAAGTATGTTTGTTTCTATAGTCATGATATTtctatgataaaatattttaatgaaataggACTTACAAACATTTTGACAGAAAATTCTCGGGCATTCAAACCAGAGGATAAAATTTTGCACCTTTGATGATAGATGATAGCATAGATAATCACAATTTTGTAAAGGCGAAGGATTTATTTGTGGCTTCAAATTATATTGGTAAATATTATAAGATTGTGAATCTTTCCAGGAAATCCATATACAGGTTGAGGAGCAGTTATGGATACAAAAGGCCTTCCCCCAATTGTCATGATTGATAATATGATTAAGTCAATGTGTTGCTAAGAGAAACCCTAAAAATAAATCAGATAACACAACTTTAGTCGTGAACTTTTGCTTAAAAAATCAAACCTCAGCTATAAgtataaaatatctatatatataatttcagTTGTTACACTTATTTCtatgtttaatttaaatatttaaggaatgactgtaatattttttctgtctatgaagaaataacataaaaaatttggtgcacactgaataacgcacgtagcgggttatttaacagtgtgcaccacattttttatgttatttcgaatagacataaaaaatattacagtcatttcttataatttaattctaaattccattttaaaccgtagaaaaccatgaaaaaacattgatgacgtcacggtcacatgactaaattatgtctatgggctcataacaaaataacgtcagccaatcagaagacatgttacatccataattaaattaaatctaaatatttctatttaataaTAAGAGCTGCATTGGATAGATATCGATCTTATGCAAATGAACATATACATGAACATGTAGAAGACTTTGAAtgattttggaacattcaaatctgaaatgaaagaggaattttgatgcaactgtcatacaagtgagaggtttagctagctttaaaaccaggttcaatccaccatttcctacataagaaatgcctgaaccaagtctggaatatgacagttgttatccattcgtttgatgtgtttgaacttttgattttgccatttgattgaggactttcctttttgaattttccttggagttcagtatttttgggattttccTTTTGTCTGTTTTGTAGGGTTTTTATAACAACTTACTTTTCAAACTGTCACAGGTTTTGCAAAGAGATATTTTCAACCCAAGGTAGGATAATGGATGTAttgaattttatttgtattagGTTGATTTCTACcagaaataactcatatataatttatttacctTTCGTCTTTATTTTAAGCACAACAGACAATGGATGTTTTTTTAGgactttcttttttctttcaacCTTTCCAGaatctattgtttttcttcttcttttctgtcaaatgaaaaaaaaaatacaaatcttcTGCATCAAGCTTGAGATTCATAGTTGGTGAATATCTCAAGTTCAATCATACTTTTTAAATCATTGTGATTTGTAAGAGATTTACTCACTAATTGGACAAACTATTAAAGTAAAGCATTTATCTATATATCAAAGGTTATTTTTATATGATTCTGTTGTGACGTCACATATATCTTGATATAAAACCCTTTAATATACGGTAGTATTAAAGAAAACTAACAATGGAAACCTTTTTTTCTTTCACATTTTCCAACCAATAATTTGTTCAGTCATTAAACTATTGCTGGCATTAACAATCAGTTAAAAATACTTTAACCCAATTAACATAATCTTTTTTTGCCCCTGATTTTTACTTCAGATCAATGCAAAGAATATTGAAGCCATCGATtgacataacaaaacaatttaacatGGTTGTTAAAAACGACAAGAAAGTTATACATACAGATGATTTCTTTTCTTGTTCTTCTTGGTCACTGTCGCTATCCTCTGTAAAATATCATTCTTATGTCAAAAATACTTTGATAGTAcatgacatttttgttttaatttttgaagataaAATGCATTTCTATCTATTCTTTGCTAAAAATAGATTTCCCTCACCTTTATTTAGCAacttcaaggtattttattacaaaattgtttaGAATCAGTAATTTGAAGACTTGTTTCATGCTTAGGTTTAAGGAAGttcacttgtcatgttttgggatttttgtcagatttttggaatcctctggttttatccatttgaatgctttaaaaaaaaattgcccattgacccctatttttctttttataaatcttttacatgtatattgataagccatctgtaaaagtcttataaaattttaattattttttaatagtttttgagaacataaacttgtcaatgataaagctatgaaaagtctaGAGAGAATATTTCCCGGCCAATATTTCAATAGCTAATATCTGGAAAACAAggacattgacctatatattttttttggctcTTTTGATTCCaatattaatcccctatcaatataaactaatgttttgaaaagttaattattttgaaactgagaagtgAACTCCCTTAAGAAGAATATGAACAAAGAAAATCAGAAATTTAGGTCTGACCGAGTTACATCTTTTTATAAGAAACTGTTACACTCTATTCATGATGCTGAAAATGAGCTTCAagaaatagttttaaaaacaCATACAATCAAAACATGACTAAAAAGGTGTCAGTAAAACCTTGATGGGATGATCTCCCGaatttggaaaaaaacaaaaCGGATCATGGAAAATGAATCATTAATTCCTTAGTCGTGATTAGTGTAAATCTAAAATTCCTGCAAAAATAAAACCTTAATCCTGACACCCATAATAAATTCCTTCCACCCTGCTAAAGAGAAATTAATTGTAGACTGTatagttgcctataattgcttacatcaaaTTTATTCTAATTTtggtgtatagttgtctcattggtaatcataccacatcttctcatttttaaTTTGTCAATATGTATGAGATACCTACCCACATCAGCAAATAATTCTGGAGTAGACTTCATTGATTTTGCTGCTTCAATGTCGCCTTCTATCTTCACTTCTAATTTCTTGtctgttaataaaaattataaactaattttaaagaaaataattgaaCTGAAAAGAAGAGAGGTTTCATTTTTTCCATAAATTTTGATACTCCATTCCTTTTtcctatttgaataaaaaaacaagcaCCTGCAGAGCAAATTTTCCATTTATCTTTAAATGGATGTTAAATCTAAATCTTTATCCATAGTTGTAGGATATTTTAGAGTGTTCAAGAGGTTTTCAAGAACCTGAACAGTGAATATTTGGAATTTCTTACACTACCCACACAATCAAGTTTCTTTGCgcctttgtcatgtttgtagctCTTAGATACAGATATTTCAGGTACTAAGTAGTTTCTAGTCTGAACCTAAGAATTGGTATTCTATAATTTCATGTCAAGAAATACTAACCACAAGCTTGTCTATAGGCGTCTGTCTGCATATAAAGTACATATAGAGGATGGGGAAGGTGTCCAGCTATTTGATGCTGTTCTCTGATCTGGTCAAATGGCATACCTAGGTACTCCTGAACTGGCTTAGTGGActggaaataaaaacatacaatataaaagaGAATGTTAAAAGTGTCCTCCTATTTGGTTTTATTCTCTGATCTAGTAAATTAACAGACTTTAGTACTCTAATATTGGCTCAGAAGATTTTTATCCACACACAACATACAACATGTAAAGACATATGGCCAGTGTGCTGTAACATAATGCTGTTCTCTGACCTAGTTAAATTGATATTGATATACAGAATGTTTGTATGTGCTGATAAAATAGAAATATGGATTGGGAAGTGTATGATTTTTGGAATATTAACTtgcaatcaaaataaaaaaattaagcaacagAAATAGTGTACCTCATGTTTTCTACATCTATAACACTTTGTCATTTCATGCCCCACACACATGTAAAATAGTATATAATGACGCAAGACATGTTACTTGatagtaaaacaaaatagttaaaataatttgtataaaatattttgaacacaTTATTTATCAAAGTTAACCAAGAAATGACAcacaataaaaagaacaaaagtaACCTGTAATATTGATGTTAGTTTTGGTTGCAAGTTTTCTAAATATTCTTGCtgtgtttttatttctttgtccAGTTGGTCTTTACTGGTTTCAGATTCCTTTAGCTTCTGAGCCAACCTGcaagacaaatttattttttggtttttgaaataaactgttacaatgaaacatgtataaatttccTGCACTATAAAGTCAATATAAATGATGCCGCCATTCCTCCCCAGccatcatttacaaaaataccaaaacgaaacctgataaaaaatatgtatgtaataatttTAGATTCTTCAATGCTTGTTCAGTAGTGATTTTCTAACTTTGTTGAAGAGTAAGTATTAAAAAAGATCCAAGTTGGACATATTTATGACAATTCACTCCTATTACTTTTCTACTGGATAAAGAAGTATAAATAGGTCTTTCAGTTttacattataacaaaaaaacttaTGAAGACACCTAACAATTTATTGAGTCTTTTATAGCAATCAAATGACAATATGAAAATGACACTCAATTGGCATGGTGTTTGAgtgaacaaaaatgtaaataaaaccagTTATTAAACATTTGCTTGCTGTATATGAGAACAATGCTTCATTCATGTCATTGGTAGAATTATTTACAGTAAATTCCTTGAGTGTGTAGGTAATGGTAATATCTTTGATTAGCTTGCTTGTAAGCTGAACCTTGCAGTCATAATTAAGTTAGGTATACTATTCTCATAATGATTTCATGgatcagctagcaagcaagctaataAAAGATATCACCATTACCTACACATTCAAGGAATTTTTCTGAAAACATTTGACTTACATTTTTCTCTGTTCCAGTTCCCAATCTAATCTAGCAAGTCTCAGCTGGTGTTGGTCTTCTTTTGTAGTTTCCTGTAAAACCCAAgataatttaaaacaacaatttttgCCAGGCCTACAAAACTCTACCCTCAAAGGTAATCGTTTCCCTTTGCTAACAATCCTAACAGTAATTTTGAACTTTTCACAGATTGTATTTTAAGTAATGGATCTAATATGTataattgaattgaaataaaagcatGCCCTCATTCAAGCTTCACAACAAAATGGGACAGACAAACAGTCAAAGGGTAacaatcaaagcgctgtaagcactgtaggcagttaaccaaaaaccaaggcaaacataacaagaggctgtcacaacgacagcaaaccggatttattaacatttatttgtctcctggcaatatcacaagaaccataactgatgaacggtgaaagtgaaaatcgtcaatatcaaatttgacctgcattttatcatcagtatcaacatattaaaatttgaaagagcttaggttgaaagattcatgagtaaatgcaacaacatgaatggaaacgccatttttttatctttcaagaaccataactcctgaacggtaaaagtcaaaatcgacattattgaacttgacctccattttgtcaatagtaacaacatattaaaattttaaaagctttggttgaaaagttcatgagtaaatgcacggacacgactggaaacgtcatttttcaatctttcaagaaccataactcctgaacggtaaaagtcaaaatcgtcattcttgaacttgaccttcattttgtcatcagtaacaacatattaaaatttgagaagctttgattgaacagttcatgcgtaaatgcacggacacgactggaaacgccatttttcaatctttcaagaaccataactcctgaacggtaaaagtcaaaatcgtcattcttgaacttgacctccattttttcatcagtaacaacatattaaaatttggaaagctttggttgaacagttcatgcgtaaatgcacagacacgacctGAAATTGACCTTCATtgtgttgtcagtaacaacatattaaaattttaaaagctttggatgCACgtttcatgagaaaatgcacggacaacatttgatgcCGCCCGTtcgcccgaccgcccgccgtacatccccaaatcaataaccgacatttttgtcacaaaaatccggttaattatgaaaactgtggcaatgttgattcaactttttttttaaagatttaaaagaacaaacattaaacattcatatataattgtacatttatgaggcaaataattcatattttatcaaggttttcaatagcaacgCACATGACCATGAATGGTCATGAGTCTTTCATgagtcagcagtggtacaaatttgcaatgattgcagttcttctagttgatcgtaattgttcgtattagttgactgttagtagttcaagttgactttagtacgagcttgtaaaagtatgaatggtcttgcttccctggaaagaaaactgagtttgtgttgtacaatacaaaaattatgagacacaaatcagacaaatgtttactactacagggatcaatggtgaggtctgactgacctgtccatagtaaatgtaaatgactaCCACCTTTACCCCAAGTCCATGATGTCtcagtttggaataaaatgacaggtgttagggtctagcaaagtgatatgcatatgtgtcgcctatgagattgaccttgtatgtcattcaatcttttttgaaatgacaaacaggaatgaatatggtttaggtgttggtatctcaatcttttacaagttctcaaaacacacacaagagggtgtggggtgaccctagggactactcctatttttcatttgattttttatattgtcccatacatgaatatatatggtttatgggtggggatctcgaccgttatcaagttttcaaacaggagggggagGGGGATCCaagtgacttcccctatatttcatttgatttgttatattgtccaatacatgaatatgtatggttgaggggtggggatctaatctgtttctaagttatcaaacaggagtgggtagggtgaccctaaggactctccctatatttcatttgattagttctcatacatgaatatatatggtttaatttaaaggtggggatctcgactgtttccaatttCTCAATCAGGTGActgcagggactccccctatatttcatttaatttagagtTGGGGATCCCAACTGTTTCAAAGTTCTTAAACATGAGGGGTatggtgaccacagggacttcccctatatttcatttgatttgttatatagtctTATACATaagtatatatcatttatatggggacgaagtccccaattacggtagaaaaatcaataaaaaaaaaaaaaaaattcgggaaaatttcccgaatttttcattctactaatgaactcaaaatccaAACTCCATACAGCGTTATCGTTCGGGTCATACTTCCCTTTCTCTGTAAAGAAGCGTAGCCAgatgtcaccactgtttcggagtttgctcaaaatcgttaacttttttttcagatctacttccgtttccggtcttctttcgtttccggtcttgtttgcacgagactttgaataaaatgtatattta from Mytilus galloprovincialis chromosome 5, xbMytGall1.hap1.1, whole genome shotgun sequence includes these protein-coding regions:
- the LOC143075545 gene encoding THO complex subunit 5 homolog A-like, translated to MSSKDHHEVEVKRKRSLKKESSPTRGAGDVKRSKSSTNDVKLFYAEEEEVEHRDPKKDLSLFKSTTDDVRKCFKDIRDSKDKPDKSTNDHIETKKRETALHFVLLKKLNRLSHIRCKKSRDATNEAKQRIDQYHLQLQNLLYETMHLEKEITKCLEFKSKDEEIELVSVEEFYEEAPSDISKPETTKEDQHQLRLARLDWELEQRKMLAQKLKESETSKDQLDKEIKTQQEYLENLQPKLTSILQSTKPVQEYLGMPFDQIREQHQIAGHLPHPLYVLYMQTDAYRQACDKKLEVKIEGDIEAAKSMKSTPELFADVEDSDSDQEEQEKKSSKRRRKTIDSGKVERKKKVLKKHPLSVVLKIKTKDGTCLQLNFYYLVTLEIVTVVMQLKSGSESPSSCISGGDLLSPDLLLNEIYPGDNGNSSPNAANQYELRRLGLGEFNQYIKETGKPYLWAQWLSGLQFLNNNKSSKVADSSVSSENMQQTIKRLRRRIKSRLSLLKQLASLERGIIPLAPEAMSLFPTKIVAKLASWKRSTYEDFCVLPYTEELISNDLAKESDIFFTATMDRGSAKMTAQIVMTPDYPAVAPLFLVSLQWQTERSALNDINIQEMEEEVNVHYKEMIIHKSHDQILANQLQRLLMCFDVYLETETQNAEEGPKEISKEKVYARFARGPNRTKPYKFCAEVGIFSHR